A stretch of Caenibius tardaugens NBRC 16725 DNA encodes these proteins:
- a CDS encoding ATP-binding protein, with protein sequence MSEMANQDHFQAVGGAGQGAPTAQGAAPVRQAAPTIGNGNATQPIGVVLEIAGSSSFVALDLERLNECAEDADPSIALAGQVGSQIKIRVGGGWLLASVRTQKKDGRNNVGIIAGIDFLGEGEEEKLTGRIHSFRRGVTRYPIPGSLIYPATNADLRQIYASDGRTSIQIGTVFPTNDIRAGLYIDAMLGKHFALLGSTGTGKSTSAALILHRICEAAPHGHIVMIDPHGEYSAAFRSNGMLLDVSNLQMPYWLMNFEEHCEVFLTSTGNDRQEDADILAKCLLQARSKNRLAESLGKITVDAPIPYLLSDLTNIIQLEMGKLDKASSSAPFQRIKGKIDELKADPRYQFMFSGMLVGDTMAEFISKIFRMPSDGKPISIIDVSGVPSDVTSTVVAVLSRLVFDFAIWSRDERGRPILLICEEAHRYVPNEKNADGSSVGRILSRIAKEGRKYGISLGLITQRPSDLAEGVLSQCGTIISMRLNNDRDQNFVKAAMPEGARGFLDAIPALRNRECIICGEGVSIPVRVSFDDLEEIRRPASEDPSFIELWNDSGHGDEDAVHRTVARWRAQGR encoded by the coding sequence ATGAGCGAAATGGCAAATCAGGATCACTTTCAGGCTGTCGGTGGTGCGGGGCAAGGCGCGCCGACGGCGCAAGGTGCTGCGCCGGTGCGTCAGGCCGCGCCCACCATCGGCAACGGCAATGCCACGCAGCCGATTGGCGTCGTCCTTGAAATTGCCGGATCCTCCTCGTTTGTCGCGCTCGATCTGGAACGGCTGAACGAATGTGCGGAGGATGCCGATCCTTCGATTGCCCTTGCCGGGCAGGTTGGCAGCCAGATCAAAATTCGCGTGGGTGGCGGCTGGCTTTTGGCCAGCGTGCGGACGCAGAAGAAGGATGGCCGCAACAATGTTGGGATTATCGCCGGGATCGATTTTCTGGGCGAAGGGGAAGAGGAGAAGCTGACGGGGCGCATCCACAGTTTCCGGCGCGGTGTGACCCGGTATCCGATACCGGGATCGCTGATTTATCCCGCCACGAATGCCGATTTGCGCCAGATTTATGCCAGCGATGGCCGCACCAGCATCCAGATCGGCACAGTGTTCCCGACGAATGATATTCGTGCCGGTCTGTACATCGATGCCATGCTGGGCAAGCATTTCGCGCTGCTGGGGTCCACCGGCACCGGCAAGTCGACCAGTGCCGCGCTCATCCTGCACCGTATCTGCGAAGCCGCCCCGCATGGGCATATCGTGATGATCGACCCGCACGGCGAATATTCGGCGGCGTTCCGCAGCAACGGCATGCTGCTGGACGTATCCAACCTGCAGATGCCCTATTGGCTGATGAACTTCGAGGAACATTGTGAGGTGTTCCTGACCTCCACCGGGAACGACCGGCAGGAGGATGCGGATATTCTTGCCAAATGCCTGCTGCAGGCCCGCTCGAAAAACCGTCTGGCGGAAAGCCTTGGCAAGATCACGGTGGATGCACCGATCCCCTATCTCCTGTCGGACCTGACCAATATTATCCAACTGGAGATGGGCAAGCTCGACAAGGCGAGTTCGAGCGCGCCGTTCCAGCGGATCAAAGGGAAGATTGACGAACTGAAAGCCGATCCCCGCTATCAGTTCATGTTTTCCGGCATGCTGGTGGGCGACACCATGGCCGAATTTATCTCCAAGATTTTCCGCATGCCAAGCGATGGCAAACCGATTTCGATTATCGACGTGTCGGGCGTTCCTTCGGATGTGACCTCCACTGTCGTGGCCGTGCTCAGCCGTCTGGTGTTCGATTTTGCGATCTGGAGCCGGGACGAGCGCGGCCGCCCGATCCTGCTGATCTGCGAAGAAGCGCACCGTTACGTGCCGAATGAAAAGAACGCCGATGGTTCGTCGGTTGGCCGCATTCTTTCCCGTATTGCCAAGGAAGGGCGTAAATACGGCATTTCGCTGGGCCTGATCACGCAGCGGCCGTCCGATCTTGCCGAAGGCGTGCTGTCGCAATGCGGCACGATCATTTCGATGCGTCTCAACAACGATCGCGACCAGAATTTTGTGAAGGCGGCCATGCCCGAAGGCGCGCGCGGCTTCCTCGATGCGATTCCCGCCTTGCGTAACCGGGAATGCATCATTTGTGGTGAAGGTGTATCCATTCCGGTTCGTGTCAGTTTCGACGATCTGGAGGAAATCCGGCGTCCGGCATCGGAAGATCCCTCGTTTATCGAACTGTGGAATGACAGCGGCCACGGTGATGAAGACGCGGTGCACCGCACAGTCGCCCGTTGGCGCGCGCAGGGGCGCTGA
- a CDS encoding histidine phosphotransferase family protein produces the protein MSKSSVDLASLLCSRLCHDMLSPVGALMNGLELLADEKDPEMRQRCFELLEQSARTSTDKLKFFRLAFGAAGGFGEAIATDEVRSLIDALVAGNDRISVNWALGVAALPKPAAKVLLNFAQIAIDALVRGGEIDIAAEVRDGTSEIVVRAAGPKIAFDETIGNSLEGTLQLEQLSSRTAAAHMLHVLAQECGGKLQYALTGDALVLGAILPGE, from the coding sequence ATGTCCAAATCTTCCGTCGATCTCGCCAGTCTGCTTTGCTCCCGTCTTTGCCATGATATGCTCAGTCCCGTCGGGGCGCTGATGAACGGGCTCGAACTTCTGGCGGACGAGAAAGACCCGGAAATGCGCCAGCGCTGTTTCGAACTGCTGGAACAGAGCGCCCGGACATCGACGGACAAGCTCAAGTTCTTCCGGCTGGCGTTCGGCGCCGCGGGTGGTTTTGGCGAAGCGATCGCCACCGATGAAGTGCGCAGCCTGATCGACGCATTGGTTGCCGGAAACGACCGGATCAGCGTCAATTGGGCGCTGGGGGTGGCGGCACTGCCCAAACCGGCTGCCAAAGTGCTGCTCAACTTCGCGCAGATCGCCATCGATGCGCTGGTACGCGGCGGGGAAATCGATATCGCGGCCGAAGTGCGTGACGGCACCAGCGAGATCGTGGTGCGTGCGGCGGGGCCGAAAATTGCGTTTGACGAAACCATCGGCAATTCGCTGGAGGGCACCCTGCAACTGGAACAGCTTTCCAGCCGGACCGCAGCGGCGCATATGCTGCATGTCCTTGCGCAGGAATGCGGCGGCAAGCTGCAATATGCGCTGACTGGCGATGCGCTGGTGCTCGGAGCGATCCTGCCGGGGGAGTGA
- a CDS encoding SIMPL domain-containing protein, which yields MAVGLIAGGYLLGDGLTRAKAADRSVTVRGLAERDVKADLATWTIAYSATAGDLPTAQASVDRDSTAIRAFFKELGFPDDAIQPTGVNVSNFTNNGVQQFTVRQRMTLRTTDIARAERAVKRQFDLVRRGVVLEEGSGMAYTFTKLNDIKPAMVAEATKDARASAQQFAKDSATSVGGIKQATQGYFSVEARDGDSGGGWGVSDTPYKKVRVVTTVDFYLR from the coding sequence ATGGCTGTGGGCCTGATTGCAGGCGGCTACCTTCTCGGTGACGGACTGACCCGGGCCAAAGCGGCCGACCGGTCGGTCACCGTGCGCGGGCTGGCCGAACGCGACGTCAAGGCGGATCTCGCCACCTGGACGATTGCCTATTCCGCCACGGCTGGCGATCTCCCTACGGCGCAGGCCAGTGTTGACCGCGACAGCACCGCAATCCGTGCCTTCTTCAAGGAGCTCGGATTTCCTGACGATGCGATCCAGCCCACTGGCGTCAACGTGTCGAATTTCACCAACAACGGCGTCCAGCAATTCACCGTGCGCCAGCGTATGACCTTGCGCACCACCGACATTGCCCGCGCGGAAAGGGCGGTAAAACGGCAGTTCGACCTCGTCCGGCGTGGCGTCGTGCTCGAGGAAGGGTCCGGCATGGCCTACACCTTCACAAAGCTGAACGATATCAAGCCAGCGATGGTCGCCGAAGCCACCAAGGATGCCCGCGCCTCGGCCCAGCAATTCGCCAAGGACAGCGCCACCAGCGTCGGCGGGATAAAGCAGGCGACGCAGGGCTATTTCTCGGTCGAGGCCCGCGATGGCGACAGCGGCGGGGGCTGGGGCGTATCCGACACGCCTTACAAGAAGGTCCGCGTGGTCACGACGGTCGATTTCTATCTGCGCTGA
- a CDS encoding Mov34/MPN/PAD-1 family protein: MKIAVTRDALDGLRAEAQKAAPDECCGLLLGHQGVIDRVLPAVNVADDPRARFEIDPGTLIAALRAARGGGPAVIGYYHSHPQGPPEPSPCDAEQAARDGKVWAIVSGDDAVRLWEDGHAGFMALSYGVIER, encoded by the coding sequence ATGAAGATTGCTGTGACAAGGGATGCGCTCGATGGCTTGCGGGCCGAAGCGCAAAAAGCTGCGCCGGATGAATGTTGCGGGCTGTTGCTGGGGCATCAGGGCGTGATCGACCGGGTGCTGCCTGCGGTCAATGTGGCTGATGATCCGCGCGCCCGGTTCGAAATCGATCCCGGCACGCTGATCGCTGCCCTGCGCGCGGCGCGCGGCGGTGGCCCAGCGGTGATCGGCTATTATCATTCCCACCCCCAGGGACCGCCCGAACCTTCGCCTTGCGATGCGGAGCAGGCCGCGCGCGACGGCAAGGTCTGGGCGATTGTCAGCGGCGATGACGCTGTGCGTTTGTGGGAGGATGGTCATGCGGGGTTCATGGCGCTTTCCTATGGCGTGATCGAGCGGTAA
- a CDS encoding VOC family protein, giving the protein MVKFLHTMIRVTDPEATIRFFELIGLEEVSRHEVPQGRFTLIFLAAPGQSDMAQIELTYNWPPEDGSSGETYGGGRNFGHVAYQVDDIYATCQRLQDAGHTIHRPPRDGHMAFIKSPDGISVELLQNGHLPPQEPWASMENTGTW; this is encoded by the coding sequence GTGGTCAAATTTCTTCACACGATGATCCGTGTGACTGATCCCGAGGCAACGATCCGCTTCTTCGAACTGATCGGACTGGAAGAAGTGAGTCGACATGAAGTGCCGCAGGGGCGCTTTACGCTGATTTTTCTGGCAGCGCCCGGCCAGTCCGACATGGCCCAGATCGAACTCACTTATAACTGGCCGCCCGAAGATGGCAGCAGCGGTGAAACCTATGGCGGAGGCCGCAATTTCGGGCATGTCGCCTATCAGGTCGACGATATCTATGCGACCTGTCAGCGCCTGCAGGATGCAGGCCACACCATCCACCGCCCGCCGCGGGATGGGCATATGGCGTTTATCAAAAGCCCCGATGGCATTTCGGTGGAACTCCTGCAGAACGGCCATCTTCCCCCGCAGGAACCCTGGGCGAGCATGGAAAACACCGGAACCTGGTAA
- a CDS encoding metallophosphoesterase family protein — protein MNPSAIETTPKLAIDAGKARIPAGQRVYAIGDIHGRLDLLEALAHAIELDAATAPAQSMVLLLGDLIDRGRDSAGVIDYVLAWQERRPVRVLMGNHEEVFLAAFTDTEYLRRLLPYGARETLISYGIDAHITGPDALQRMQAAMASRIPSRHREFMAALELSAVIGDYLFVHAGIEPGIPVADQSAQAMRWIRDPFLMHEGLFEKVVVHGHTIRTEVEERPNRIGIDTGAYCYGLLTALVLEGGERRFIQAREQEDGAIAILHREAA, from the coding sequence ATGAATCCAAGCGCAATAGAAACAACCCCAAAACTTGCGATCGATGCCGGGAAGGCCCGGATTCCTGCGGGGCAAAGGGTCTATGCGATCGGCGACATCCATGGGCGCCTGGATCTGCTCGAAGCGCTCGCACATGCGATAGAACTGGACGCTGCTACCGCCCCGGCGCAGAGCATGGTGTTGCTGCTCGGCGACTTGATCGATCGCGGCAGGGATAGCGCAGGGGTAATCGACTACGTGCTGGCGTGGCAAGAACGCCGCCCCGTGCGCGTGCTTATGGGCAATCATGAGGAAGTGTTCCTCGCCGCGTTTACCGATACCGAATATCTGCGTCGGCTCCTGCCCTATGGCGCGCGCGAAACACTGATCAGCTATGGCATCGATGCCCATATTACCGGGCCCGATGCGCTGCAGCGGATGCAGGCGGCGATGGCCAGCCGCATTCCCAGCCGCCATCGCGAATTCATGGCCGCGCTCGAACTCTCGGCGGTGATCGGCGACTATCTGTTCGTCCATGCAGGGATTGAACCGGGTATCCCCGTTGCTGACCAGAGCGCGCAGGCCATGCGCTGGATTCGCGATCCGTTCCTGATGCACGAAGGGCTGTTCGAAAAAGTCGTGGTGCATGGCCACACGATCCGCACCGAGGTGGAGGAGCGCCCCAATCGCATCGGGATCGATACGGGGGCCTATTGCTATGGGCTGCTGACCGCGCTGGTTCTGGAAGGGGGCGAACGCCGCTTCATTCAGGCGCGCGAGCAGGAGGATGGCGCCATTGCTATTCTACACCGCGAAGCGGCCTGA
- a CDS encoding N-acetylmuramoyl-L-alanine amidase, whose translation MDELVQREVPSPNWNARQLPITMLVLHYTGMRTGPEALERMCDPQAEVSAHYMIEEDGTVIRLVDEANRAWHAGRSYWRGITDINSASIGIELVNPGHEWGYRPFSAAQMEALMPLVGRIVRQYDIPRANVVGHSDIAPARKEDPGELFDWRRLARLKLALATPKVSLGTPFPNDGAFLLGLERFGYDISDGRAAVAAFQRRWRPKRIDGEIDGEIGAILFALLLERDRGRAR comes from the coding sequence ATGGATGAACTGGTGCAGCGCGAGGTTCCGTCCCCCAACTGGAACGCGCGCCAGCTGCCGATCACCATGCTGGTCCTGCATTACACCGGCATGCGCACCGGGCCTGAGGCGCTCGAACGCATGTGCGATCCCCAGGCCGAAGTTTCCGCACATTACATGATCGAAGAAGACGGCACGGTCATCCGGCTGGTGGATGAAGCCAACCGTGCCTGGCATGCGGGGCGATCCTACTGGCGGGGGATAACGGATATCAATTCCGCCAGTATCGGGATCGAACTCGTCAATCCGGGGCACGAATGGGGCTATCGCCCGTTTTCGGCCGCGCAAATGGAAGCGCTGATGCCGCTGGTCGGACGGATCGTGCGGCAATACGACATTCCCCGCGCCAATGTGGTGGGCCATTCCGATATCGCCCCGGCGCGCAAGGAAGATCCGGGTGAATTGTTCGACTGGCGGCGGCTGGCCCGATTGAAGCTGGCGCTGGCGACACCCAAAGTCAGCCTGGGCACGCCCTTTCCCAACGATGGCGCGTTTTTGCTGGGGCTGGAACGCTTCGGGTATGACATTTCCGATGGCCGTGCGGCGGTGGCGGCATTCCAGCGCCGTTGGCGCCCCAAGCGGATCGATGGGGAGATCGATGGCGAAATCGGTGCGATCCTGTTCGCCTTGCTCTTGGAACGGGACCGCGGACGCGCTAGATAG
- a CDS encoding TIGR02186 family protein: protein MLGAARDPILVPEVSQHEIQVQQGFTGTELLLFGAILDPSGTRAGRDYDIVVVLKGPTQAVRLREKQKIAGIWINADSTALRSAPSFFAVASSRPIDKIVDDRTAAIYELGLNWLQLSPIGAIDPKEQARFSAGLVDLRQREGLFSEHSDGVVVSEQVLYQARINLPSSVQTGTYTAETFAITKGRVIASATAKVEVRKIGFERFVAQFAEQQSLFYGLLVVAFSVGMGWLAGRLFALI from the coding sequence ATGCTGGGCGCAGCACGTGATCCGATTCTGGTGCCGGAAGTATCGCAGCATGAAATTCAGGTGCAGCAGGGCTTTACCGGTACGGAATTGTTGCTGTTCGGTGCGATTCTCGATCCCAGTGGGACCCGGGCCGGGCGGGATTACGATATTGTTGTGGTGCTGAAAGGCCCCACGCAGGCAGTGCGTCTGCGGGAAAAGCAGAAGATCGCGGGAATCTGGATCAATGCTGACAGCACTGCCCTGCGTTCTGCGCCCTCGTTCTTTGCCGTCGCCTCTTCCCGCCCGATCGACAAGATCGTCGATGATCGCACGGCTGCGATTTACGAACTCGGGTTGAACTGGCTGCAGCTGTCGCCGATCGGTGCGATCGACCCCAAGGAACAGGCTCGTTTTTCTGCCGGGCTGGTCGATTTGCGGCAGCGCGAAGGGCTTTTCAGCGAACACAGCGACGGCGTGGTGGTGAGCGAACAGGTGCTGTATCAGGCGCGCATAAATTTGCCCTCCAGTGTGCAGACGGGCACCTATACGGCGGAAACCTTCGCCATTACGAAAGGGCGTGTGATCGCGTCGGCCACGGCGAAAGTGGAAGTCCGCAAAATCGGCTTCGAACGGTTTGTCGCCCAGTTCGCTGAGCAGCAATCCCTGTTTTATGGCCTTCTCGTCGTGGCATTTTCCGTGGGTATGGGCTGGCTGGCCGGGAGACTTTTCGCTTTGATCTGA
- a CDS encoding RluA family pseudouridine synthase has protein sequence MPTFCSMGRGEIIEGLLESDGVRLDKALADASGLSRERVKALLGEGRITLDGKPAPSASAKTVAGSHFAIDVPPAAEAEAAAQDIPLTIVYEDAHLIVVDKPAGLVVHPAAGNPDGTLVNALLHHCGGSLSGIGGVARPGIVHRIDKDTSGLLVVAKSDAAHEGLARQFADHSIERAYLAVVNGHPVPPAGTVKARIGRSDSNRKKMAVLPDTASRGKHAVTHYKTLKTLKNCALIECRLETGRTHQVRVHMASIGHALLGDPTYGRPNSKLKPLLTALQFRRQALHAAVLGFIHPVLGTTVRFESPLPADMRELIEETTR, from the coding sequence ATGCCCACATTCTGTAGCATGGGGCGTGGGGAAATCATTGAGGGACTTCTCGAAAGCGACGGCGTGCGTCTGGACAAGGCGCTTGCCGACGCCAGCGGGCTGTCGCGCGAACGGGTCAAGGCCCTGCTTGGCGAAGGGCGGATCACGCTTGACGGCAAACCCGCCCCGTCTGCCTCGGCCAAAACCGTTGCCGGATCGCACTTTGCCATCGACGTGCCGCCCGCAGCGGAAGCCGAAGCCGCCGCGCAGGATATTCCGCTGACGATCGTCTATGAAGACGCCCACCTGATCGTGGTCGACAAGCCCGCCGGACTGGTCGTCCATCCTGCGGCGGGCAACCCCGACGGCACGCTGGTCAATGCCCTGCTGCATCATTGCGGCGGCAGTCTATCGGGAATCGGCGGCGTTGCGCGCCCCGGCATCGTGCACCGGATCGACAAGGACACGTCCGGACTGCTGGTCGTCGCCAAAAGCGATGCCGCGCACGAAGGGCTGGCGCGGCAATTTGCCGACCATTCGATCGAACGCGCCTATCTGGCGGTGGTCAACGGCCATCCGGTGCCCCCGGCGGGCACGGTGAAGGCGCGAATCGGGCGGTCCGATTCGAATCGCAAGAAGATGGCGGTGCTGCCCGACACGGCGAGTCGCGGGAAGCACGCTGTCACCCATTACAAAACGCTCAAAACCCTGAAAAACTGCGCTTTGATCGAATGCCGACTGGAAACCGGGCGCACGCATCAGGTGCGTGTTCACATGGCGTCAATCGGTCATGCGCTATTAGGGGACCCAACATATGGACGCCCCAATTCCAAGCTCAAGCCGCTGCTCACCGCACTCCAGTTCCGCCGTCAGGCGCTCCATGCTGCAGTGCTCGGGTTCATTCATCCGGTTCTCGGAACGACTGTACGGTTCGAAAGTCCGCTTCCTGCCGATATGCGGGAACTGATCGAGGAAACCACTCGTTGA
- the nhaA gene encoding Na+/H+ antiporter NhaA, translated as MTSDATSPPNLLKKLLGSEAFPGILLILVAIAAMLIANSPAAPAYHHLLHDTLAWTPVAKLDTLHLWINDGLMAVFFLVVGREVKRELLSGQLADARHRRLPVLAAMAGMAAPAAVFLLLSGGEPQIARGWAIPAATDIAFAMGVLGLLGNRVPAALRLFLLTVAIVDDIGAVLIIALFYTAEVRLDWLLAALLIFGGMMALNRMGVRRLWPFVLTAIALWYCMLHSGVHATVAGVVAAFTIPLRITADGAASPLERLEHRLTGWNSYLVIPVFGFANAGVSLAGIGIAGLIAPLPLAIAGGLVIGKQVGIFTAVALAERLGYATRPAGASWLQLWGVSILCGIGFTMSLFIAALAFPLHPMLVEEAKLGILGGSLISALLGYLVLRLAPAPEKAG; from the coding sequence ATGACAAGCGATGCGACATCTCCGCCGAACCTGCTGAAGAAGCTTCTGGGAAGCGAGGCTTTTCCGGGAATACTTCTCATTCTGGTGGCGATCGCCGCCATGTTGATCGCTAATTCCCCGGCTGCCCCTGCCTACCACCACCTGCTCCATGACACGCTGGCATGGACCCCGGTCGCAAAGCTCGACACCTTGCACCTGTGGATCAACGACGGGCTGATGGCGGTCTTCTTCCTCGTTGTCGGGCGGGAGGTGAAGCGTGAGCTTCTGTCCGGGCAACTGGCCGATGCGCGGCACAGGCGGCTGCCGGTTCTCGCGGCCATGGCCGGTATGGCAGCCCCCGCTGCGGTCTTTCTCCTGCTGTCCGGGGGCGAACCGCAGATCGCGCGAGGCTGGGCCATACCGGCCGCAACCGACATTGCCTTTGCCATGGGCGTGCTCGGCTTGCTGGGCAATCGCGTACCGGCCGCATTGCGGCTCTTCCTGCTGACCGTTGCGATTGTCGACGATATCGGCGCCGTCCTGATCATCGCCCTGTTTTATACCGCAGAGGTGCGGCTTGACTGGTTGCTGGCCGCGCTGCTGATATTTGGCGGCATGATGGCGCTCAACCGCATGGGTGTGCGGCGCCTCTGGCCGTTCGTGCTGACCGCCATCGCGCTATGGTATTGCATGCTCCATTCCGGGGTCCATGCCACCGTGGCGGGGGTTGTTGCGGCCTTCACCATTCCCTTGCGCATCACCGCGGATGGCGCCGCATCCCCGCTGGAACGGCTCGAACACCGGCTTACGGGGTGGAACAGCTATCTGGTGATCCCGGTGTTCGGCTTCGCCAATGCCGGCGTGTCCCTTGCCGGGATTGGCATCGCGGGCCTGATCGCCCCGCTCCCGCTTGCGATCGCGGGTGGCTTGGTAATCGGCAAGCAGGTCGGGATATTCACCGCCGTCGCCCTTGCCGAACGGCTGGGTTATGCCACCCGACCAGCGGGCGCCAGTTGGCTCCAGCTCTGGGGTGTTTCCATCCTCTGCGGGATCGGCTTCACGATGAGCCTGTTCATCGCCGCGCTCGCCTTTCCGCTCCATCCCATGCTGGTAGAGGAAGCCAAACTCGGCATTCTCGGCGGTTCGCTGATATCCGCACTGCTCGGCTATCTCGTCCTGCGGCTTGCGCCCGCCCCCGAAAAGGCGGGCTGA
- a CDS encoding TorF family putative porin, producing MLTSVRSLLAATAFAGAVFAATPAMAEEEAPSDFTVSGNVAIVTDYRFRGASLSGGDFAIQGGLSVAHSSGFYVGTWASSLEDTPLYGEMELDLYGGWKGEVASGLTLDAGLTYFVYPSKDSGAGPSAYFEPYAKLSGQLGPVGATLGVAYAWDQDSLGSQDNLYVFTDFSAGIPGTPVSLSAHLGYTDGALAPDYVNGFNNDKTAFDWSIGASATVLGGLTVGVQYIGVEGRSVKNLTNDTVVGTLSYSF from the coding sequence ATGCTTACGTCCGTCCGCAGCCTTCTGGCTGCAACCGCTTTCGCTGGTGCCGTATTTGCCGCAACGCCGGCAATGGCTGAAGAGGAAGCACCTTCCGATTTCACCGTATCGGGCAACGTTGCCATCGTTACGGACTATCGTTTCCGTGGTGCGTCGCTTTCCGGTGGTGATTTCGCGATTCAGGGTGGCCTCAGTGTCGCCCACTCGAGCGGCTTCTATGTCGGGACCTGGGCGTCCTCGCTCGAAGACACGCCGCTTTATGGCGAAATGGAACTCGACCTTTATGGCGGCTGGAAGGGTGAAGTCGCTTCGGGGCTGACGCTCGATGCCGGTCTGACCTACTTCGTCTATCCGTCGAAGGATTCGGGTGCCGGTCCGTCGGCCTATTTCGAACCTTATGCGAAGCTTTCCGGCCAGCTCGGCCCGGTCGGCGCAACGCTGGGCGTGGCCTATGCCTGGGATCAGGATTCGCTGGGCAGCCAGGACAACCTGTATGTCTTCACCGATTTCAGCGCTGGCATCCCGGGAACGCCGGTGTCCCTGTCGGCACACCTTGGTTACACCGACGGTGCGCTCGCACCTGATTATGTCAACGGTTTCAACAACGACAAGACGGCCTTTGACTGGTCGATCGGGGCTTCGGCCACCGTGCTTGGCGGTCTGACGGTTGGTGTGCAGTACATCGGCGTTGAAGGACGTTCGGTGAAGAACCTGACCAACGATACGGTCGTCGGTACGCTGTCCTACAGCTTCTGA
- a CDS encoding glycosyl transferase family protein, whose amino-acid sequence MAIFGGLTAMQVVALAGYELLLFAGAFFLVGALDDVLVDLHYLWRRIIGKARTPRVDRGALLGHPLKGVAAVMIPTWREAEVIGATVRHALTVWNQAELRLYVGCYCNDPQTVQAVAMAAQGDPRLRLVIHDRHGPTSKADCLNRLFAAMCVDERRSGQRVRMVLMHDAEDMVDPVALPLLDQAMTGLDFIQMPVLPEPQADSPWVAGHYCDEFAEAHGKSMVVRDALGAGLPAAGVGCAFARDVLDLVASRNGTADAPFASQSLTEDYELGLKIAELGGKSAFLRVRGDNGELVATRACFPARVNEAVRQKTRWVHGIALQGWDRMGWTGRLTERWMRLRDRRGPLAALVMAAAYVFMILGVILWLGDAVGLLVLPEPGPLAKALLLVNFAAFVWRAIWRCAFAWREYGTTEAMRALLRIPVSNIIAILAGRRALVAYWRTLKGEPPHWEKTVHRTHPALLRNTEPTA is encoded by the coding sequence ATGGCGATCTTTGGGGGACTCACCGCCATGCAGGTCGTGGCGTTGGCGGGCTATGAACTGCTGCTTTTTGCCGGGGCGTTTTTCTTGGTTGGGGCGCTCGACGATGTGCTTGTCGATCTGCATTACCTGTGGCGTCGGATCATAGGGAAAGCGCGCACGCCGCGCGTGGATCGCGGCGCGCTGCTGGGCCATCCGCTCAAGGGCGTGGCGGCGGTTATGATCCCGACATGGCGCGAAGCGGAAGTGATCGGCGCGACGGTGCGCCATGCGCTGACGGTCTGGAACCAGGCCGAACTGCGCCTCTATGTCGGGTGCTATTGTAACGACCCGCAGACGGTGCAGGCCGTGGCGATGGCGGCACAAGGTGATCCGCGCCTGCGTCTGGTGATCCACGATCGGCATGGCCCGACCAGCAAGGCGGACTGCCTCAATCGCCTGTTCGCAGCCATGTGTGTGGACGAACGGCGCAGTGGGCAACGCGTGCGTATGGTGCTGATGCACGATGCGGAAGACATGGTCGATCCGGTTGCCTTGCCCCTGCTTGATCAGGCGATGACCGGGCTCGATTTCATCCAGATGCCGGTTCTGCCCGAACCGCAGGCGGATTCGCCATGGGTGGCAGGGCATTATTGCGATGAATTTGCTGAGGCACATGGGAAATCGATGGTCGTGCGCGATGCCCTGGGTGCAGGATTGCCCGCCGCGGGGGTGGGCTGCGCCTTTGCGCGCGACGTGCTCGATCTCGTGGCCAGCCGTAACGGCACGGCCGATGCGCCCTTCGCCAGCCAGAGCCTGACCGAAGATTATGAGCTTGGCCTCAAGATCGCTGAACTTGGCGGGAAATCGGCGTTCCTGCGGGTTCGCGGCGATAACGGGGAACTGGTCGCCACGCGTGCCTGTTTCCCGGCACGTGTGAACGAGGCCGTGCGGCAGAAGACGCGTTGGGTTCACGGTATTGCATTGCAGGGTTGGGACCGGATGGGCTGGACAGGGCGGCTGACCGAACGCTGGATGCGCTTGCGCGATCGCCGTGGGCCATTGGCTGCGCTGGTCATGGCGGCGGCTTACGTTTTCATGATCCTTGGCGTGATCCTGTGGCTGGGTGATGCGGTGGGGTTGCTGGTTTTGCCCGAACCGGGACCGTTGGCGAAGGCGCTGCTGCTGGTCAACTTCGCCGCATTTGTCTGGCGCGCGATCTGGCGCTGTGCCTTCGCCTGGCGCGAATATGGGACGACGGAAGCGATGCGTGCGCTTTTGCGTATCCCGGTGTCGAATATTATCGCGATTCTGGCAGGGCGCAGGGCCTTGGTCGCCTATTGGCGAACCCTGAAAGGGGAACCGCCGCATTGGGAAAAAACGGTGCATCGCACCCATCCCGCATTGCTCCGCAATACGGAGCCCACCGCATGA